A region from the Paenibacillus humicola genome encodes:
- a CDS encoding AAA family ATPase — protein MNDSQNTIFLISGPLGVGKSTTSKLLAQKIQSCVRIEGDIFLHMVRDDLHLDWEQRLRLAWDNLLALTRNFVRRGLNVVIDLVVEDELNWFCEGVSDLDAKVNYAVLTADRETIVKRLTQRGDIDSLDRSLFLLDKLGNAPENGRFIIDTTSKLPEETADLLLTNADFFRVC, from the coding sequence TTGAACGACAGTCAAAACACCATTTTTCTCATTTCCGGACCGCTCGGGGTCGGCAAATCGACGACTTCCAAGCTGCTGGCACAAAAAATACAATCCTGCGTACGGATCGAAGGCGATATTTTCCTGCATATGGTACGAGACGATCTTCACCTGGACTGGGAGCAGCGCCTCCGTCTCGCTTGGGATAATCTGCTCGCATTGACACGCAACTTTGTTCGGCGCGGATTGAACGTCGTCATCGATTTGGTCGTCGAGGACGAGCTGAACTGGTTTTGCGAGGGCGTTTCGGATCTAGACGCGAAAGTAAATTACGCTGTCCTGACGGCTGACCGGGAAACGATCGTCAAGCGCTTGACCCAAAGAGGCGATATCGATTCCCTGGATCGTTCCTTGTTTTTGCTGGACAAGTTGGGTAACGCCCCCGAGAACGGCAGGTTTATTATCGATACGACCTCGAAGCTGCCGGAGGAAACGGCGGATTTGCTGCTGACGAATGCCGATTTTTTTCGAGTCTGCTGA